The genomic interval GCATTCATATCCTCTAAGAAGCTATCGGCGATCGAAACAAGAGCCATGCCAAGGATTGTCGACATATCCAGCGGCTCTGTTTGATCAGCCAAGTATTGACTCGCAACCTCACGATTGATTAGATCCTCTCTCACAGCGAGCAATTTGAGCATCGACCTGAGATCTTCCCCGTAGGTGAGGTCATAGCCGTTGAGAAGGTAGAACAGCGTAGTAGTATTCAGCGCAGTACGCTTATTTCCATCGACAAACCAATGGTTTGAGGCGATGAGGCGCATTAGCGCAAACGCTTTTTCATGAACAGTCTCAGGCTCTTTTCCCATTATCCCGTCTCTGATATAATCAATCGCAAACTGAATTCGGTCTCGGTCTTCGATACCGGACTGGCTGTCGTCATCCTCGGCGATTATCTCATCGTGGATCTCGACGATTTCATCAACCGTTGGGTACCAAAATCCGTCACCTTCCGTAGGGAACGTCCCATCCGAATCAGCGGTCTCTAGATCAGTAAACAAAGAACGATCAACTTCGGACTCACCTCCTTCTTCGGGCTCATCTGCCATTACATATGTTGAGCAGGGCCACTGTCTTCAATATCATTGTACGCGAGCGACAATTAATCACACACAGTCGCTAGATGTGCAGAACCGGAGTAGGGGAGCCCGCGCTAGTCCAACACCGAACTCCGGATATACCCAATCGGGAGAATATCCGTCAACCCTGGCGTGTCGATCTTGAAATGTGACGGTGGCGTATTCTCACTATAGGTTTTTTCGGCTCTGGTGAATCGCTGGACGACGGCGACTTCGACCGTTAGAACTAAGGAAGTTGAAGCGGGAAACCGCCGATGCTCTATGTCGAAGATCTCCCGCTTCACGAGCAAAGTCGTTCAGTTAGCTAAAAATGCTGTTGGTGAGCGAGGCGAAGTCGCCGCCCCCGAAGGGGTGGCGGCTTCGCCGAGTATGCGGTGGTGTCGCTGCACTGTCTGCGGGTTTACCTGGAAAAATCCTACCGAGAAGCACTTGATTTGCTGAGCGAGATGCCACAAATACTCGGGGAGATCGGACTCGACACGGCCGATCTCCCCGACCACTCGACGCTAATCAAGTGGTTTGACAGAATCAAGACAGCACTCTGGCGAGTGCTGCTGCGCCTGTCGGCGCAACTGCACGAGCCGAGCGGTCACGCCGCGATAGACGCGACATTCTTCGACCGCGAAAACGCTAGCAAGCACTACTGTCGCCGGACGAATTACCGGGTTCAGACACTCAAAGCAACTGCTCTCGTCGACACAGAAAGCCAAGCCATTCTGGACGTTCATTGTACGACCGAGAAACGCCACGACACACAACGGCTGGCAGGTCGCCCTCCGCAACGCGGGCGACCTCGCCAGCCTCGCTGCTGACAAAGGCTACGACTGGATGGATTTACGCGATAAACTCCGTGAAGAAGGCGTGAGACCGCTGATCAAACATCGTGAGTTCCGGCCCATCGATCACGCGCACAACGCGCGGATCGATGGGCCTCGATACCGCCAGAGAGCGATGTGTGAGACCGTCTTCTCCACGATCAAGCGCACGCTCGGTGACGCCGTGCGTGCACGAACCTGGTACGGTGAATTTCGTGAACTCGTCCTGATGTGTGCGGTTCACAACATCAAGCAATCTCTAAAACAGTGAAATCAAGCTACGTCTGGTGATTCACCACCGCCGTTTTTTCGACCCGTGGCGGTCCCTCAAGTGGATCGTTCAGCGCCGCAAGTACTTCGTGTCCATCCTTCCGACTAATGACGATCCAGATTGCCTCTTCGACCCCACAGGCAGCCATCTTATCGTAATCAGCCGGGACTGCACGGCGAGTGTCGTGATTCACCCGTTCGACCTCAATAGCCACAACAACGTTCTCCTCACTATCGAGCCCGGCGACGTCCAAGCGTCGTTGTTCATAGCCCTCAGTGACATCCTCGACTTCCGCGCCCGTACCCATGAACGCCGAGGCGGGCAATTCTCCCCTGCGGAGTTCATGATACGGCCGGACGATCTCGACATCGGAGTCAGGATCATCTCGGAACTCCTGTTCGAGCAATTGAATACCGAGTTGGACACCCAAGACGTGCTCACTGGATTCTTCTAAGTCGCCTCTGCCATGACCGTAATCGATGCCCTCTCTGTAGGATTCTCCAACGGTCTTTCGCCCAACTGGCGAGACCGAATACAGCCGGTGGGGATGGTCACCATCGATGCGAACCAGCTTCGCATCCAGTAATTCCTGTACCTCGTCAGTCTCGATGCCCACGTACTCACGCAGTCGGAGCATCGAATCGCTCATCAGGTCGTACTCCAGTGGGTCATAACGCAGTTGCTGGGCGTTGTACACTGCCTGAATGAACAGCAACTGTTTGAGCGACCATTCCGAGTCACTGATCTCCGCAGGCGAGAGCTTCAGGTTAAACTCACAAATGGGGATGTCGTCGCTGTCCACCTCTTCGAGGTCGTGACAGCACTCGATGGCCCGCTCCATCCCTCTAATCGATGGGTCATAGCGATTCTCGCAGTTGGTACAACAGAGTGCGTCAGTCTGTGCATCGAAGCGAACACACGACGGCATGCGCTTGGTGTGGGTAAGTAGCGTATCGAGACGACCCTCCGAACCAGAGCGTGCAATCACCTCTGTCTCTTCTTCCGTAACGTCGTCCTCGCTGTCTGTGTCAGCTTCAGTGTCGGAGTCTTCGTCGACCGTCTCCTCTCCAAACAAACCAGTCTCAGCGTGGACGAGACCTGACACGTTCGCCGTCTCCTGCTGCATCGTCTCGAATGCCTCCCGAAACGCTGCCATCGTCTGCCCGTCGAGTGGAGCCTCACTCGCAGGGTGGCCAGCCGGAGCGGGCAATGATTCCCCGAGAAACGGTTTGACTGGTTCATCACCAAACTCACTGCCCGGTCGGACGAGCCACTCACCACGACCCATGGCACTCAGTCGTCTGGCAACACCCTCGGGATCCATCGCCTCAGTCGCGAGCGCCCGTGGGAGGTCCGTATCGACCGAGACGTTCCCAACGACAAAGGTGGCCGTCTCATTGAGCGCCTCTTGATAGGTATTGTTCGAGGGGTCTGGCGAGTCCAGTTGTTCGAGGAACTGCACACCCAGTGCCATCGAGAGGCCGAAACTGCGACCCTCCGAAAGCAGTGTGTCCATGAGCTTGGTTGCCCCGACGTCACGAGCTTCTTCGAGATACAGATTCACCTGGGGGAGTTGCGCATCGGTCCCTCTGGTAGCCTGCTCGCGGGCCTTGAGCGCACGCCAGAGATTCGATAAGATGACCATCGTCAGCGTGCGCTTAATCGATGACTCCATTCCACCGAAATCGAAGACGATGACAGCGTCTTCTGCGAGCCAGTCGGTGAAATCGAAGTGGGGTGCTGGACCACCATCCTCACCGTCCCCGTCCACAGGCACGTGATCGAAGACGGGTGCAAGCCGGCCGTCCGTGGCAATGGTCTCGACACGGCCAACGGCCCCGCCCAGTACCTTCGTGAAGATATCTCTATCTCGATCAGCGAGCCCATTGAAGTACGCAGTCAGTTGTTCATCGCTCGTTGGGGGCATCTCCTCGCCGCGCTGGGCACGCTGGAGCACATAATATAATTCCGAGTGCGAAAAGGCATCATTGCCATGGACGGGATCATAGAGCGCTCGCAGGTGGTTGCGGATGGCCTTCACTGATTCTGCGGCCTCGCCGTATTTCTCTGCGCCCATGAGCCCTTTCAGAATCTCTTCGTAGTGCCCGGCCGTTCGCGAACGAGCTTCCTCCCGAGCAATGCCAGCATCCAGCAGCGGCTGGATGTCGAAAAACGAGAAGGCAGGTAACACCTTCGAGAGGTCGAAATACAACACATCGTCCAGATTGCCGTATTCGGCGTAGTGCGCTCGAAGGTACTCCTCGGCCGTGCCTCCGCCTTTGTAATCAAAGAGAATCTCCGGCCCAGCTGTCGCTTCCCGATTCGTCAATACCGCCTGCTCCATCAGTACGGATTTGCCTGCCCCCGTGTCTCCGACCACGACGAGGTGTCTATCCTGCTGACTCGGACGCAGATACAGTGGCTGGCCATACGGCTGGCGGTCATGCGTGAGTGGCATACACAGGGCCATCCCCGGTGGTCGGTAGCGCATGAGCTGTTGGGGCGGAGGCAAGGTGAGCCCGGTCCGTTCACGACGACGCGCCGAGAGCGCCCGTTGTCCACCGGGTGTCAGGCCCGTCCCATCGATGAGACACAGTCCCGGTAACTCTGCGGGCGCAACGACAATACCCGTACTCTCGGGTGTATTTCGAGAAAAGGGATTCACGAACGCCTCGTAGCTCACGTCATAGAGCGCCCGGCTACAGAGGTCCCCGAAGATCGCTGAGCCTGGTGGGACCGTAGAGCCATGCATTTCATCGTCACTCCGAACCTGTCCGACGATGGTGTGATACTGGCCGTTCACACTCGACAACGCATTTCGAAGACGACGGGCCACAGCTTCGACACGCCCGGGACGCTCACGACTCATCGCTACTGCCCGGGCCGAAACCGCAAAGGTCCGCTGTGGGTCACGCTGTTGGATGCCTGCAATTCGGTTGCGGTCTTCAAGTGGTGGCTCGTAGGCGGCCAGCTGCTCACGTGAGCGTGGCGAAATGAAATCAACGACGCCACTGGCAAGCCCGAGTTGGCCCTCATCGAGCGCTTTAAGATAGCGATTCGCGTTCTTACTCCAGTCTTCGTGTGGTCGACAGACGACTTGATAACACACCGGGACGGTGGCTTCACAGATCGTTTCGACGAGTGGGGCTAACGGAACGCGATGTGACTGGGCGGACTCCTCGCGAGTGTCCGTTGGCCGATTCTGCCCTCGATAGTGACGCTGGTCGCCACCTGGTGTCCACCGCGTTTCATCCCGAGACGCACCACGATGGCCAAAGCGCTGTAGGGGTGTCTGCCAGTCACGCTTGCGTGTGGCCTGTCCGCGGTACTCGACACCCACAATGTATGGATGTATCCGGGTATCTATCTCCTGACCGGTTGGTGATGTCGGCGTTGGTTGCACCCCACGATCTGCGATTGGCAGAAACTCCTCGATATAACGCGGATGGAATTCGATCTCACGAAACTCATAGGAGTTCGGAAAACACGTCCGGAGAACGCCCAGTAGATCCTCGATCAGATCAGAATAGTTGGTCCCGACGAGATAGCGAATCTGTGGATCCTCACGGCCATCCGAAAGGAGCAACCACTCAACGAGCGGGATTTGTGTCGATCCGAACAGGCGGTCTTTCAATCCCGTTTGAGTGAAATCGGTGAGCAACGTGTGCAGGAGATCCATAGCCTGCCCTACAGCACCAGGGTCGACCGTCGTCTCTGCCGGGCGTATCTCGATATAGGGCCGTGGTTCGACTGGGTCAGGGACTGGAACGGTCTCTGAGAGCGTTGGTTCAGCGACCGGAACTGGAAGTTCGGCGTCCCCATTGGCCTCGCCATCCGTGCGTTCAGCCACGAAGGACACCCATAGAGTCGACACGGTGGCGAGAAGCGACTCGCGAAAACATGTGCGCGCGATTGGTTTTTATATTGTAGTTTTGATATGGGTACCGAGAAGATAGCGAAGACGCTTGTCTCCGTATACTGAGGCAATCGTTATTGACCCTCTTCGTATAGCGTTTCATGCAGAATCACTATCCGCAGTAGTATTTGAATATACGCTCTCCTAAACGTCACAGGTATTGATATAATTCGGGTACAAGCATGGTAATGGGGCTGTCGCCCGACCAGTTGGCCGACTGTCTGAAATAAAAATGCACTGACCGAGATCATGGAACAGACCGGCTCTGTTGAAACCCTCAGAAAGGGACAGGTTCTGACCCGGTTGTGGTCAGTAAAGGAAAAGGGCTTAGTGGATAGAAGTTGCCGGCTCTGTTGTAATCCTCAATCGGTGATAGGTTTCAGCAGTCCTGCTGAATACACAGCGCGGGTCTTGCAGTTGGATGGTCGTTAGGTATAGCCTCAGTGCTGACCGCTCTGGCTGCAAAATTCGACCGCTAATCGTTACTCCTTGACGATCACGGTTCCCACCATCTCGTCCTCGTGTGGGACACAGAAGTAGTCGTACTCACCGGCTACAGCGAAGGTGTGTTCGTAGGTTTCGCCGGATTCAAGATCTCCGTCCGGCCACGCGTCCCGCGCCGCCTGCTCCGTGTTGTACCCTCCAGTCGTAAAAAATGCAGCCTCGTCAGGGATACCGTCTTCGTAGGCCGTGACGGTATGGCCCCACTCTGAATCGTTGATCCACCCGACGCACTCGCCGACACTGATGGTCACCGTCGCCGGTGCGAACGCGTTGTCGGGGGTTACCATCCCGACCACTGCGTCGTTTCGCTCCTGCAGGTCCGTCCGCCGGGCGTCAAGTTGGCGCTCGCTCGGCCCGAGGGTTCCCGAGCTACAGCCTGCCAGTCCAAGGACGGTCCCACTTGCGACTGCTGTCAGGAAACACCGCCGTCGCATCGTGTAGGCTGTTTAGCCATAGTTTCATAAGACTTTTGACAGTCTCGCTCAGCTCTCTCCCAATTTTGGCAGTACGGTTTATTGTATGATCAGTATGCAGCCCCCACTAGCCAGCTGTTTCAGACGAGAATGTGTTTGAGGAATAGGATTTCAACAAAGCCAACAGACCGCAAGACGCGCAGTGTCGTCTGCATCAGAATTCGAAGAGCCGAGTATCGTCCTAGAAGACCTCGGTGGCATCTGTATCGCCGAATTTCAGGCAGATATCAACGCGGCGGTCAACATTGCCCGCCGCGCATGCTCGTGGGGAGAGAGCTGTTCTTGGAAACCGAACAGCGATGACTCGCCATAGGGTGGGAGCCCTGTGACAGGGCCACCGGGCACTTTGTGTCGAGACGGAAATCCCGTCAGTGACACATAGAGGTAGCGCGAGAATCTTACTCTAATTCCCCTGTGGGGAACCCTGCGTCGTGCAGGCGAGGATGTCACGCCGTCTACGTAGCAATTGCTCGTCGATTGGTTCGTCTTTTGTCGACCGCGTCAGGTCTTTGCCTGCTGTTCAGCAGGTGATGACATCGCCAAGTTCGGGAGC from Haloarcula pelagica carries:
- a CDS encoding type II toxin-antitoxin system death-on-curing family toxin, whose translation is MADEPEEGGESEVDRSLFTDLETADSDGTFPTEGDGFWYPTVDEIVEIHDEIIAEDDDSQSGIEDRDRIQFAIDYIRDGIMGKEPETVHEKAFALMRLIASNHWFVDGNKRTALNTTTLFYLLNGYDLTYGEDLRSMLKLLAVREDLINREVASQYLADQTEPLDMSTILGMALVSIADSFLEDMNAEDIVGDLIGGNGEAN
- a CDS encoding cupredoxin domain-containing protein: MRRRCFLTAVASGTVLGLAGCSSGTLGPSERQLDARRTDLQERNDAVVGMVTPDNAFAPATVTISVGECVGWINDSEWGHTVTAYEDGIPDEAAFFTTGGYNTEQAARDAWPDGDLESGETYEHTFAVAGEYDYFCVPHEDEMVGTVIVKE
- a CDS encoding ATP-binding protein, coding for MDLLHTLLTDFTQTGLKDRLFGSTQIPLVEWLLLSDGREDPQIRYLVGTNYSDLIEDLLGVLRTCFPNSYEFREIEFHPRYIEEFLPIADRGVQPTPTSPTGQEIDTRIHPYIVGVEYRGQATRKRDWQTPLQRFGHRGASRDETRWTPGGDQRHYRGQNRPTDTREESAQSHRVPLAPLVETICEATVPVCYQVVCRPHEDWSKNANRYLKALDEGQLGLASGVVDFISPRSREQLAAYEPPLEDRNRIAGIQQRDPQRTFAVSARAVAMSRERPGRVEAVARRLRNALSSVNGQYHTIVGQVRSDDEMHGSTVPPGSAIFGDLCSRALYDVSYEAFVNPFSRNTPESTGIVVAPAELPGLCLIDGTGLTPGGQRALSARRRERTGLTLPPPQQLMRYRPPGMALCMPLTHDRQPYGQPLYLRPSQQDRHLVVVGDTGAGKSVLMEQAVLTNREATAGPEILFDYKGGGTAEEYLRAHYAEYGNLDDVLYFDLSKVLPAFSFFDIQPLLDAGIAREEARSRTAGHYEEILKGLMGAEKYGEAAESVKAIRNHLRALYDPVHGNDAFSHSELYYVLQRAQRGEEMPPTSDEQLTAYFNGLADRDRDIFTKVLGGAVGRVETIATDGRLAPVFDHVPVDGDGEDGGPAPHFDFTDWLAEDAVIVFDFGGMESSIKRTLTMVILSNLWRALKAREQATRGTDAQLPQVNLYLEEARDVGATKLMDTLLSEGRSFGLSMALGVQFLEQLDSPDPSNNTYQEALNETATFVVGNVSVDTDLPRALATEAMDPEGVARRLSAMGRGEWLVRPGSEFGDEPVKPFLGESLPAPAGHPASEAPLDGQTMAAFREAFETMQQETANVSGLVHAETGLFGEETVDEDSDTEADTDSEDDVTEEETEVIARSGSEGRLDTLLTHTKRMPSCVRFDAQTDALCCTNCENRYDPSIRGMERAIECCHDLEEVDSDDIPICEFNLKLSPAEISDSEWSLKQLLFIQAVYNAQQLRYDPLEYDLMSDSMLRLREYVGIETDEVQELLDAKLVRIDGDHPHRLYSVSPVGRKTVGESYREGIDYGHGRGDLEESSEHVLGVQLGIQLLEQEFRDDPDSDVEIVRPYHELRRGELPASAFMGTGAEVEDVTEGYEQRRLDVAGLDSEENVVVAIEVERVNHDTRRAVPADYDKMAACGVEEAIWIVISRKDGHEVLAALNDPLEGPPRVEKTAVVNHQT